Within the Platichthys flesus chromosome 16, fPlaFle2.1, whole genome shotgun sequence genome, the region CAGAATAATGGTAGAAAGTAAAACGGATTTATTACGAAGTTATTTATCATCCAAAATGAAGTTTCTAAAAGTTCAGATATATCATGATTCCAGTAGATGTCACTGTTCAATAAGGAAATCATTACTGTTCATGATTACTACTAATGAAGTCATTCTGAAGTTACTCATGACTTTGGTTCACTTTTCACCTAAATAGTAAAtgtgcttgatttttttttttctgttcaagGTATCTCTGGAAAGAGCCAGATCCTGTTTGCCATCGTGTTCACCTCACGTTACCTGGATCTGCTCAcctccttcatctccctctACAACACATGCATGAAGGTAAGACCCCAGTCGTGCCTCAGCTCTGAAAACATTATCCCTTGAAACTGGTCTCCTCTTATTCCCAGTACCCTAAATGATGTGTGGAATGATTCTGTGTTGTTTACCAGGTGATCTACATCGGTTGTTCGTGTGCCACCGTCTATCTGATCTACATGAAATTCAGGGCTACCTATGATGGCAACCATGACAGTTTCAGAGTGGAGTTCCTGGTAGTTCCTGTAGGAGGCCTTGCTGTTCTCATCAACCACGACTTCTCTTTCCTCGAGGTTGGATAACCGTTTTGTAAATTAATTGATTATGAGAATTCTTACAAGAATCCCTTTTGTAATCATGACATTTAAACGTGACATTAATCACACTCGTTCTCACCTTGTCATCAGATCCTTTGGACGTTCTCCATCTACCTGGAGTCGGTGGCAATCCTGCCTCAGCTCTTCATGATCAGCAAGACCGGCGAGGCGGAGACAATCACCACCCACTACCTGTTCTGCCTGGGCATGTATCGTGCACTCTACCTCTTCAACTGGATCTGGCGTTTCTATTTTGAGGGCTTCTTTGACATGATTGCCATTGTGTCGGGCGTGGTCCAGACTATCCTCTACTGTGACTTCTTCTACCTTTATGTCACCAAAGGTGGGTTCTTTACTTGTGACATCCATTGAGCAACAGTATAGgtgaacaaaaaaagaaagaaacgtaCGCAcatgaaatattatataaagtatttttatttggtGTTCAGTCACAGTAAAACGTTGATAAAGTGGGGTCATACAATTTCCACATGCCTGTATAAACTGCATTCCTTCTTAGAATTAGTTCAGAGTAAGAAATGAGGGACAAAATCCACATCCCTTGAAAACAGACAGATTACACAGTTCCGCTGGAGCTAATAGGAGGCTTCAGCGTTTGGTGAATGAAGTCCGTCTCTTCCAAAGTTACGGTTTTTAGTACAAAATTCACTCTTTGTGCCACTGTCCCTTCACAGTAGTTTATCTAGGAAAAACATTCCCAGGAAACGCACAAAGGGAATTTTGTGGGggaagaaaatgtaaatttgcATGTGCGCAGTCATTTTAGCCTCAGATTTGTCTCACAAAACCACGACAGGATTTTGTCTGTGGTGCTTCGGTTCCGATGAAGACtgtcttacatttttttctcatccCCCCAGTGTTGAAAGGCAAGAAGCTGAGTCTGCCTGCATAAAACACGGAGAAGGAGACAGCGACTCCCAGCAGACTCAGGGGGTTGGGTGATGACATCGTGGAATCTCATGACCTATAGCAAAGGATGCCTGAGACAGAGAGCAACTAACGGGGAAAAACACTAGTCTTCTTGATGATTGCTGATTGAACTGGTAAATGACAACAAACACCAGAGCTGAACAAAGACCATCCCGAATCAACACCTGGATTTCtgtgttcagcatcttgcctTAAACTTCTTTTCATTGCTATTCAAATAGAAGAAaggcttctttttgtttttaaatgcgAGGTGTATACgctttttttctgtatttcttatttttataatgTCACAAATGGAGTCATGTCTGAGAAGTACCTTGTTTGTCTTGGTAATAAAATGCACAAATGTACAGTCGTattaaagagagagataaatagTAATGTATCTGAGTGCCTGATGAGGATTAAATCCATTTTCTCACGGTATTCTTTTTTCTACATTAGGATCgtttattttttatctccattATGCTTTGCATATCCTGTAACACACTCTCTTGTCAACATTTTGGAGgccaacacatcacacacaaatatatttgccatttaatatttctcaaaatattaaaaaaagattgttaCTCTTTTAAAAATCTGAACTTTTTGTATTTACAGCTCAATCAGTTGAAGATGTAACCAGTAAAATACTTTACTTAAGAGCCAGCAGTCTTTTAGTCATCAGTGTCAGTAATTTCAAACGTGGGTGTCTCCTTTTGGTatgaaactcctctagcttcttgttcttttcttcagcTTGCTGTTTTAAAGAAGCCACCATTCAATGTAGTTGTTCTGCAGCTTCAATATAGATTTCATACAAACTTAAGAGCATTGCTTTTTGGATGTAGAGTTAGCACaaactttgtttctgtctttattgCACTCCAGTAACCAACGCACGAACACCAGCGACGGGTCAGTGATGAATGACTGAAGGTCGAGTGCAAGTTTCATTCAGGGCTGAGAAGGATCCTCCAGCTCTTCGACTGGTTGGGACTTCTCATTTATGAACTGAGTGTCTGAAGTGTGACAGTTCAACAGATCTGACCTTATCTTATCAGTAATTTGAATAACGGTTGTCATGCTGTTCaatgaatgcatttattgtgAATTTAAAGGCCAAATCTTTTCAAAATTGCCATTCCTCAAGCATTATTTCAACTTTTTATGTcacttttttttgcataataTCACCTCAATTAAAGATTTTTGAGAATCGCCCTCCAGTGTCACTGTGATTTTTGAAGAGCTGATGATAGTGCAGCTTTATCCTATAAAAATATTGTACACATTGAGTTTGAGCTCTTAACATTTTCTCCTTGCCAAGGTGTTTGGACAGAAAACCAGGGAACAGTTTCATTTGTATGAACTTTTATTCAAAGCTTCTTTACAGATGACAGATGACACTTGACAGAATGTAACATGTTTTTATCACATTTGTTGAGGCAAATagattttggtgtggatctggatcatgGGGTTGGATCCATGAGTGTTTTTAAAACTCCCTTCAACAATAGGTCATTTTTGTGAATCTCTAAAGCAatacttaaaaacaaatctggcatATGCAGTTGCACTGATAACTAtgagtgtgtaatttggtgttGCTTGGTTGAATTACAGGAAACTGGCCTTAGGGGAGGTATCCACTGAAAACCATTAGAGTTTTGTTATGCATTTAAATTGGCTTTTATTCCTGATACTGGTTAAGAGCTGCCGTCTTGAAATAGTCGTAGTAGTGTATGTCTAGATCAGAATAACTCTGTATTCTGCTATTGAGGCACTTTGAAATATAGTCTCTCATGTTGACGTTATATaaccattaaaataaatatataaatataagatcATAAGACTTTCTGTTTTAAGATAAtataatgattaaataaatcgTCACATTAACCATCAAGTGGACTTTGTGCTTAGAAAATCCATTTACAACAGCAGATCCCAGAATCAAGTCGTCACACATTCAAGCATCTCTGTCCTAAACCCTGGAGCTTCAGTGGTGCAGACTCAAGGCTCCTGTACATTCCAAGGAAGAAAGTAAAGAGAAGAGGACGAGAGCGACTGTGTTTCCTTCAGTCTTGAGTTTTGGAATCCGTCTCCTTCTCCTGGACGTTAAATGGCTGATAGGAATAATGGAGAAGAGGACAAAATAAAGCAGTGTTTGACATTTAACAGCGGCTTGTGATGCTGTGCCACAGCAAGTTCTATTAAAAGTCAAACCTGTAATGTGAATCGATCTACAGTATATTACCTTGATCAGTTGTGGGGAATACTTCAGGACGTTGGAGATGGATACCTGAAAAGCCATTAGGATGAGTGAAACTGTGACAGAGAAGAAGGCGAGACCGCAGAGGATGCACAGCAGAGTCAACCCGGCCACAAACAACAGGGacactgaaagaaaacagagaagaagaacacgTTTTTgaatattgtaaaaaaacactttgtgaaaCCGATCTTGACTCGAGTGCACCTAccctcaaagaaaacaaaacctacTGCTGAAATACCCGCGGTGACAAGAGCAAAGCCGAGGAAAAGTCCAACAGGCAGAGCAGCCATGGCCCCGAACACCATCACTGTGAGGGTCAGGAAAGGATGGCTGCCCATATACTGCACAAATTTGGTCTTCATCACCTGAGCCATCTGGGGAAGACACCATTCAGTCATTTAGCGGGGAGGGAAATaaagactgtgaataaagatgctGCAGGTGATCTCATTTGGGGTTACCTCTGAGTTTTGAAAGCTTTGACAGCGGCTCAGCAGGGCGGTCCATcgcccctgctgctgctgagagtcAGATCCACTGCTGCTGGGCTGCATCTCTACACTGTGACCTGAGGGAAACACGGGTCAATCTGACAGCCACAATCCACCCAGTTAACCCCACAACACTGATGTACAGTCTGGACAGCTGAACGCCCTCATCTGAGTGTTTTGAAAAGTTCAGCTGGAAAGTacaaacctgaacaaagtagaAAACCTGGTTTGAGTCTCAGTGTAAAACCTCCTTCAGCTGTGTGAACTTGTGTCCTGTAAGTCTCACACTCctacagcaacagcaacaacacacgtctttctttttattcttcatactcctccacttcctcctcctcctatttctcctcctcctctttctcctccttcttcttgcTCTTCTGATTTCCTGgaagagagactccaaaaggCTCACTGATATCATTGCTGCCATCTACTGTTTACTCAACGTGCTgcaatgaaatgttgaaaatgggTAGGCCATAGCAATACCGCATTCCATCCAAAGGTGCCAAAGGTGGCCTGAATCTGTTTTGTGCTATTTGAGCcatatttaccatttaccacatgggaCAGGTTAGGGTTCACACCTTTCCTAGAGTCCTGCATGTTGGCCAACAACGGCCCACATTTGCTTTTTCACAAGTAGCAACTTTAGGCTCACATCTATGTATCTGTAtctatttagggcccgagcaccgaatggtgggaggccctattgtatTTTTAGGGGCCTAAACATGCTCAATTCCAACCAAAGATGGCAGGAAATTAAAAACCCCAAAAAGTtattgtattctggagtaattcgaaatgggtgtggcaaaatggctcaactgcgccacctacggaaaagacCCTCAGTTAGCTTTCACCGATCCTCACGAAATGAGTACAGTTGTGTATCTTAACTAGATAAAAAAGGATTGTGAAACAGGCAACAGGAAGATgaccattttggatttagtggtCAATTTGGCTATTTCCCACATTTTAATTGACGAACTTGTCCCAAGgatttcatcagatcaacttcaagtTGAggtgagtgtcatcacaacaagatagAGATATAAACTACCTCAAATTTCGCGTTTTCGTCACACGTTGTGACCGttgcgtggcgtcaaagttttaatttatttttattttatctaaattttttacatttgttaaatacatttttttaatttgcagagTCACAAAGCCTCCGGCAGGTGTGTGCAACTCTGTGTAACAAGTACAGACTGCCTTTGTGATTCATTGATTATGCAGAGCTTGACTTTGCAAACAGGGACACCGCAGCAGCAGTTCTGCAGAAACCCAGTAGAGGGGGTTCCCAGCTCACGTCCCAACTCTCGGGAATGAAATGGCTCCTTAAAAGTCATGACAGTGCTTTCTCCCTCTCCGCCCTCTGCTGCTATgaaatatcatcatcatcatttccctGGCAAGACCGAGAGGAGTCAGAATATTTAATGGTTGAACTTTACCTCCACCGCTTACTTCTTCAATCAAGGATGAGAATTGCTGGCCGTACCACCACGAACCACAAACTGAGTCTATCCCCTAGAGTTTTGAGGATAGCATTAGATAGATGTGAGCGCATAGCGTGAGGTCTTGCAGTGAAGGGAATGGCAAGGTGATGTGTTTAGAGccacaacacagagagacaccCTCAGGACCAGTGATGACAACTTTTTTGGAGCCTTTATTGCTGCAGGACTTTCTAATTAATCACTCTCCTTTGTATTGAGCACAGGGAAAGAactgggtgagagagagagagagagagcggagcgGCTGCATCCACCTCTCCAGACTGCTGAGCACAATGAACTCAGTGAACCAGGgagtgtgagcatgtgtgtgcagcttgCAGAGGAATCCCCATTAATTAGGCTTATCTAAGG harbors:
- the LOC133971132 gene encoding lipid droplet assembly factor 1-like, with translation MQPSSSGSDSQQQQGRWTALLSRCQSFQNSEMAQVMKTKFVQYMGSHPFLTLTVMVFGAMAALPVGLFLGFALVTAGISAVGFVFFEVSLLFVAGLTLLCILCGLAFFSVTVSLILMAFQVSISNVLKYSPQLIKPFNVQEKETDSKTQD
- the LOC133971131 gene encoding ER lumen protein-retaining receptor 2-like — encoded protein: MNIFRLTGDLSHLAAIIILLLKIWKSRSCAGISGKSQILFAIVFTSRYLDLLTSFISLYNTCMKVIYIGCSCATVYLIYMKFRATYDGNHDSFRVEFLVVPVGGLAVLINHDFSFLEILWTFSIYLESVAILPQLFMISKTGEAETITTHYLFCLGMYRALYLFNWIWRFYFEGFFDMIAIVSGVVQTILYCDFFYLYVTKVLKGKKLSLPA